The DNA region GGCTGCGCAACGACCTGGCGGTGCGGATCACGGCCATGCCGGAATTCCGGGAGAAGCTCGCGGACAGTTTCCTCAACATCGATCATCCGGTCTGGGTGGAGGACGAGGACTTCGACGTCGCCCATCACGTGCACCGGGTGGGCCTGCCCGGCCCCGGGGGGCGGGCCGAGTTGGCGGAGATCTGTGGACATTTCGCATCGCTGTCGTTGGATCGCAGCAAACCGTTGTGGGACATGCTGGTCATCGAGAACATCGACGGCGCCGATGCTTCGGACGGCCGGTTGGCGGTGATGATCAAGGTGCATCACGCCGCGGTGGACGGCGTGACCGGCGCCAACCTGATGTCGCAGCTGTGCACCACCGAGGCGGACACGCCGGCGCCGGAACCCGTGGCCGCGCCCGGCGGTGCCGGCCAGTTGGAGATCGCCCTACGCGGCTTGGCGCGCTTTGCCACCCGGCCGGTGAACCTGGCCACCAAGGTGCTGCCCGACACGGTCACCACCGTGGTCGACACCGTGCGTCGCGCGCTCGACGGTTCTGCGATGGCCAGCCCGTTTCGGGCCCCGCAGACCGCGTTCAACGCCAGCATCACGGGCCGGCGCAACATCGCCTTCACCGAGGTGGACCTCGAGGACATCAAGACCGTCAAGAACCATTTCGGCGTCAAGGTCAACGACGTGGTCATGGCGCTGGTCTCCGGCGTGCTGCGCCGGTTCCTGATCGAGCGCGGTGAGCTGCCGGACAGTTCGCTGGTGGCGATGGTCCCGGTTTCGGTGCACGACCGGTCCGACCGACCCGGACGCAACCGCGTCTCGGGGATGTTCGCCAGCCTGCACACCGAGATCGACGACCCGGCCGAGCGCCTGCTGGCCATCGCCGAAGCGACTTCGGTTGCCAAGGAACACAGTTCGGCCATCGCGGCGTCGCTGCTGCAGGACTGGTCGCAGTTTGCGGCCCCGGCGGTGTTCGGCGTGGCGATGCGGGTCTACGCCGGATCGCGGCTGACCGAGGCGCGGCCGGTGCACAACCTGGTGCTGTCCAACGTGCCGGGGCCGCAGGTGCCGCTGTATTTCCTGGGCGCCCAGGTCAAGGCGCTCTACCCGCTGGGCCCGATCTTCCACGGGTCGGGGTTGAACATCACCGTGATGTCGCTCAACGGCGCGCTGGACGTCGGATTGATCTCTTGCCCGGAGTTGCTGCCGGACCTGTGGGACCTCGCCGACGCCTTCGCCGCCGGCATCGACGAGTTGCTGGCGGCCGCCGCAGACACGCGTTGACAAGCGCCGCGGCAAACTCATGGCAGCATTGGTTGCCATGAGCCTGCTTCGCCCTCGGTCGTTCCTGCGCGCCACGATTGTCGTGACGGCGGTGACGACGTTGGCCCTGGGCGCCGTGGGGTGCGCCAAGGTCATCGACGGTCGGGCCGCCCTGGCCGAACCCCGGATCGGCGAGCCAGTGCGCTGGGAGCCGTGCAAGTTCACCGGCGGCGCCGAACTGGAACTGCCCCCGGACACCGAGTGCGGCCGGATCGCGGTGCCGGTCGATTACGACGACGCCGACGACCCCGACGCGGAGCTGATTCAGCTCGCGCTGATTCGTTTCCCGGCCACCGGGGACAAGATCGGCTCGCTGGTCGTCAACCCGGGCGGGCCGGGGGAGTCGGGCATCGAGGCCGCCATCGGGATGGTGGACCTGCTGCCCGAGGAGGTGCACGAGCGCTTCGACTTCGTCGGATTCGATCCGCGCGGAGTGGCGTCGTCCAAGCCGGCGCTGTGGTGCAACTCCGACGCCGACAACGACCGGCTGCGCGCGGACCCGCAGGTGGACTACACCCCCGAGGGTGTCGAGCACATCGAGAACCAGACCAAAGAGTTCATCCAGCGCTGCGTCGACAAGATGGGCACCGACTTCCTGGCCAACGTCGGAACCAACAACGTCGCCAAGGATCTGGACCAGATCCGGGCCGCCCTCGGTGACGACAAGCTGACCTACCTCGGATACTCCTACGGCACGCGGATCGGTTCGGCCTACGCCGAGCAGTTCCCGCAGAACGTGCGCGCGATGATCCTCGACGGTGCCGTCGACCCGAACGCGGATCCGATCGAGGCCGACATCAACCAGGCCGCGGCGTTCCAGGGCGCGTTCGACGACTACGCCGCGGACTGCGCCACCGACCCCACCTGCCCGCTGGGCACCGACCCGGACAAGGCCGTCGACGTCTACCGCGACATGGTCGAGGCGCTGGTGTCGGAGCCGGCCTCGACCAAGGATCCGCGCGGGTTGTCCTACAGCGACGCCGTCGTCGGGACCATCATGTCGCTGTACTCACCGGCGCTGTGGCGGCACCTGACCCAGGGGCTGAGCGAGCTGCGCGAGGGCAAGGGCGACACCATGCTGATCCTGTCCGACATGTACATGCGCCGAGATGCCAACGGGCACTACACCAACGCGACCGACGCGCGGATCGCGGTCAACTGTGTCGACAAGCCGCCGATCACCGATCGTGAGACCGTCGTCGAGACCGACCGCCGCATCCGGGAGGTGGCGCCGTTCATGAGCTACGGCGAGTTCACCGGACACGCGCCGATGTCGACGTGCGCGTTCTGGCCGGTGCCGCCGACCAGCGAGCCACACGAGATGTCGATTCCGGATCTGCCGGCGCCGCTGGTGGTCTCCACCACCGGAGACCCGGCGACGCCGTATCAGGCCGGCGTGGAACTGGCCGAGCAGCTCAAGGGCGGGCTGATCACGTTCGAGGGCACCCAGCACACCGTGGTGTTCCAGGGGGAGGCCTGCGTCGACGAGTTGGCGTCGGCGTACCTGATCGACGGCACGATGCCGCCGCCGGATTCTCGATGCTGAGCCGCCGTTTCCGTACCGATACCGGAGCGTGACCGACCGGGGCCAACGGCGGGCCATGGCGCATGCAACGATGGGCGGCATGCAGCGCTGGAAGCACGTGGGCACTGCGCTGCTCAGCGGTGCACTGTTGTTGTTCGGCGCGCCCTTGCCGACCGCGGTTGCGGAACCGCAACCGGTTGTCCCACAGGCTAATTGGGGATCGTGCCAGCAGTTCTACGAGGACCCTGGCGGTATTCCCGGCGCGCAGTGCATGCTGCTGCCCGTCCCGTTGAACTACGACCAGCCCGCGCTGGGCACGGTGAACCTGGCGGTCATCCGGGTGCCGGCCTCGGGCGCGCGCATCGGCGCGCTGTTCGTCAACCCCGGCGGCCCCGGCGCCTCCGCCGTCGACACCGCGGCCAGCATGGGGGCCGCGTTGGCCGGTTCGCCCATCAACGAACATTTCGACCTGATCGGCTTCGACCCGCGCGGTGTCGGCTACTCGACGCCGGAGTTGCGGTGCCGCACCGACGCCGAATTCGACGCGTGGCGCCAAGAACCGATGGCCGACTTCAGCCCGGCCGGTGTCGCCCACATCGAGGCGCTGTACCAGCAGTTCGCCGACCGCTGCGCGGCCCGGATGGGCCCGGAGTTCCTGGCCACGATGGGCACCCACCATGTCGCCCGCGACATGGACACCGTGCGTCAGGTCCTCGGCGAGGAACAGATCAACTACCTCGGGTTCTCCTACGGCACCGAAATCGGCACGGCCTACCTGCAGCGCTACGGCCAACACGTGCGCGCGATGGTCCTCGACGGCGCGATCGACCCCACCGTCGACCCGGTGAACAAGAGCATCAACCAGATGGCCGGCTTCCAGCAGGCCTTCAACGCCTACGCCGCGGATTGTGCGCAATCCGCACAGTGTCCGCTGGGCCAAGACCCCACGCAGTGGGTGGCCAGGTATCGCCAGCTTGTCGACCCGCTGGTGGTCCGGCCCGCGCCGACCGGCGACCCCCGCGGCCTCGGTTACGCCGATGCCATCACCGGCACCTTCAACGCGCTCTACAGCCAGCGGCTGTGGAGTTTCCTGACCAGCGGGCTGCTGGGCCTGCAGCGGGGCACCGCCCCGGGAGATCTGCTGCTGCTCGCCGACGAGTACGAGGGCCGCGACCCGAGCGGGCGCTACCGCAACAACCAGGACGCCTTCCACGCGGTGCGTTGTGTCGACGCGCCGACCTCCCCGGATCCGGCCGTGTGGGCCGCCGCCGACCAGCGCATCCGTGCCCTGGCACCGTTCGCGTCCTACGGCGGCTTCACCGGCTTCGCCCCGCGCGACATCTGCGCGTTCTGGCCGGTGCCGCCCACCTCGGCACCGCAGCCCGCCGCACCCGCGCGGCCCGGCACGGCGGTGGTGGTGTCGACGACCGGCGACCCGGCCACGCCGTACCAGGCGGGCGTCAGCCTGGCCCAGCAGCTGCAGGCGCCGCTGATCTCGTTCGAGGGCACCCAGCACACCGTGGTGTTCAGCGGGCACGAGTGCATCGATGCCACGGTCGTCAACTACTTGGTCGACGGCGTGGTGCCCGGCAACATGCGGTGCTGAGCGCCGGCCTCGCGACACGCTTGTAACACAGAATTAACAGCCGCTGCCTAGGCTCGCACCATGGACCGTCAGAAGGAATTCGTGCTGCGCACGCTCGAGGAACGGGACATCCGATTCGTCCGGCTGTGGTTCACCGACGTGCTCGGATACCTCAAGAGCGTGGCAATCGCGCCGGCCGAACTCGAGGGCGCGTTCGAGGAGGGCATCGGATTCGATGGCTCCTCCATCGAGGGTTTCGCCCGGATATCGGAATCCGACACCGTCGCCCGGCCCGATCCGTCGACCTTCCAGGTGCTGCCGTGGACCGACGACGGCGGCCAGCAGCATTCGGCGCGGATGTTCTGCGACATCACCATGCCGGACGGCTCACCGTCGTGGGCCGACTCCCGGCATGTGCTGCGTCGGCAGCTCGCCAAGGCCTCCGACCTCGGGTTCTCCTGCTACGTGCACCCCGAGATCGAGTTCTTCCTGCTCGAGCCCGGCCCCTATGACGGCAGCGTCCCGGTGCCCGCGGACAACGGCGGCTACTTCGACCAGGCCGTGCACGATTCGGCGCCGAACTTCCGGCGGCACGCGATCGAAGCGCTGGAAGCAATCGGCATCTCGGTGGAGTTCAGCCACCACGAGGGCGCGCCCGGCCAGCAGGAGATCGACCTGCGCTACGCCGATGCGCTCTCGATGGCCGACAACGTGATGACCTTCCGCTACGTGGTCAAGGAGATCGCGCTGCGCGAGGGCGTGCGCGCCTCGTTCATGCCCAAGCCGTTCAGCGAATACCCGGGCTCGGCGATGCACACCCACATGAGCCTGTTCGAGGGCGAGACCAATGCCTTCCACAGCCCCGACGATGTGCTGCAACTGTCCGACGTGGGCAAGTCGTTCATCGCCGGGATCCTCGAACACGCCAACGAGATCAGCGCGGTCACCAATCAGTGGGTGAACTCCTACAAGCGGTTGGTGCACGGTGGCGAGGCCCCGACCGCCGCGTCGTGGGGTGCCGCCAACCGGTCGGCGCTGGTCCGGGTGCCGATGTACACCCCGAACAAAGCTGCCTCGCGACGCGTGGAGGTGCGCAGCCCCGACTCGGCGTGTAACCCCTACCTGGCCTTCGCGGTGCTGCTGGCCGCCGGTCTGCGCGGCGTCGAGAAGGGCTATGTGCTGGGCCCGCAGGCCGAGGACAATGTCTGGAGCCTGACGTCCGAGGAACGCCGGGCCATGGGTTACCGCGAGCTGCCGGGCAGCCTCGGCAACGCGCTGCACGCGATGGAGAACTCCGAGCTGGTCGCGGAAGCGTTGGGGGAGCACGTGTTCGACTTCTTCCTGCGCAACAAGCGCGCCGAGTGGGAGTCCTACCGCAACAGCGTCACGCCGTTCGAGCTCAAGCAGTACCTCGCGCTGTAGCGCGGTTACTGCGCGGGCCTCCAGTGCGTTAACGTTGCTGCCGTGTCCAGACCCGTGACGCAGCGGCCCACCGTGCCGGGGGTGGGGCGGCTCGGTCTCGTCGAGCGCACCGCCCCGGCGGATTTGACGCGCCTGGGGTGGGACACCGACGCGCACGTGGAGTTGCTGTGGTCGCTGTCGCGGGCCCCGGACGCCGACGTCGCGCTGCGCGCCCTGGTGCGCCTGGCCGACGCGCTGGAATCCGGCTGGCACGAACTGGACGG from Mycolicibacterium sp. MU0053 includes:
- a CDS encoding alpha/beta hydrolase, with amino-acid sequence MGGMQRWKHVGTALLSGALLLFGAPLPTAVAEPQPVVPQANWGSCQQFYEDPGGIPGAQCMLLPVPLNYDQPALGTVNLAVIRVPASGARIGALFVNPGGPGASAVDTAASMGAALAGSPINEHFDLIGFDPRGVGYSTPELRCRTDAEFDAWRQEPMADFSPAGVAHIEALYQQFADRCAARMGPEFLATMGTHHVARDMDTVRQVLGEEQINYLGFSYGTEIGTAYLQRYGQHVRAMVLDGAIDPTVDPVNKSINQMAGFQQAFNAYAADCAQSAQCPLGQDPTQWVARYRQLVDPLVVRPAPTGDPRGLGYADAITGTFNALYSQRLWSFLTSGLLGLQRGTAPGDLLLLADEYEGRDPSGRYRNNQDAFHAVRCVDAPTSPDPAVWAAADQRIRALAPFASYGGFTGFAPRDICAFWPVPPTSAPQPAAPARPGTAVVVSTTGDPATPYQAGVSLAQQLQAPLISFEGTQHTVVFSGHECIDATVVNYLVDGVVPGNMRC
- a CDS encoding WS/DGAT/MGAT family O-acyltransferase; amino-acid sequence: MPGYQRLSGLDASFLYLETPKQPLHVCSLIEIDTSTIPGGYSFDRLRNDLAVRITAMPEFREKLADSFLNIDHPVWVEDEDFDVAHHVHRVGLPGPGGRAELAEICGHFASLSLDRSKPLWDMLVIENIDGADASDGRLAVMIKVHHAAVDGVTGANLMSQLCTTEADTPAPEPVAAPGGAGQLEIALRGLARFATRPVNLATKVLPDTVTTVVDTVRRALDGSAMASPFRAPQTAFNASITGRRNIAFTEVDLEDIKTVKNHFGVKVNDVVMALVSGVLRRFLIERGELPDSSLVAMVPVSVHDRSDRPGRNRVSGMFASLHTEIDDPAERLLAIAEATSVAKEHSSAIAASLLQDWSQFAAPAVFGVAMRVYAGSRLTEARPVHNLVLSNVPGPQVPLYFLGAQVKALYPLGPIFHGSGLNITVMSLNGALDVGLISCPELLPDLWDLADAFAAGIDELLAAAADTR
- a CDS encoding alpha/beta hydrolase, whose amino-acid sequence is MSLLRPRSFLRATIVVTAVTTLALGAVGCAKVIDGRAALAEPRIGEPVRWEPCKFTGGAELELPPDTECGRIAVPVDYDDADDPDAELIQLALIRFPATGDKIGSLVVNPGGPGESGIEAAIGMVDLLPEEVHERFDFVGFDPRGVASSKPALWCNSDADNDRLRADPQVDYTPEGVEHIENQTKEFIQRCVDKMGTDFLANVGTNNVAKDLDQIRAALGDDKLTYLGYSYGTRIGSAYAEQFPQNVRAMILDGAVDPNADPIEADINQAAAFQGAFDDYAADCATDPTCPLGTDPDKAVDVYRDMVEALVSEPASTKDPRGLSYSDAVVGTIMSLYSPALWRHLTQGLSELREGKGDTMLILSDMYMRRDANGHYTNATDARIAVNCVDKPPITDRETVVETDRRIREVAPFMSYGEFTGHAPMSTCAFWPVPPTSEPHEMSIPDLPAPLVVSTTGDPATPYQAGVELAEQLKGGLITFEGTQHTVVFQGEACVDELASAYLIDGTMPPPDSRC
- the glnA gene encoding type I glutamate--ammonia ligase translates to MDRQKEFVLRTLEERDIRFVRLWFTDVLGYLKSVAIAPAELEGAFEEGIGFDGSSIEGFARISESDTVARPDPSTFQVLPWTDDGGQQHSARMFCDITMPDGSPSWADSRHVLRRQLAKASDLGFSCYVHPEIEFFLLEPGPYDGSVPVPADNGGYFDQAVHDSAPNFRRHAIEALEAIGISVEFSHHEGAPGQQEIDLRYADALSMADNVMTFRYVVKEIALREGVRASFMPKPFSEYPGSAMHTHMSLFEGETNAFHSPDDVLQLSDVGKSFIAGILEHANEISAVTNQWVNSYKRLVHGGEAPTAASWGAANRSALVRVPMYTPNKAASRRVEVRSPDSACNPYLAFAVLLAAGLRGVEKGYVLGPQAEDNVWSLTSEERRAMGYRELPGSLGNALHAMENSELVAEALGEHVFDFFLRNKRAEWESYRNSVTPFELKQYLAL